One Halovivax ruber XH-70 genomic region harbors:
- a CDS encoding ABC transporter ATP-binding protein encodes MATIAIDGVSKRFGDVVAVDDLSLSVESGEVFGFLGPNGAGKSTTINMVLDFVKPTSGSISVLGMDAQRESKQIRKRIGVLPEGYQTYDRLTGYQHLEFAIRSKGVNDDPDALLDRVGLDPADADRKAGGYSKGMAQRLLLAMALVGDPDLLILDEPTTGLDPNGAREMRELVLEEANRGATVFFSSHILEQVEAVCDRVGIVREGQLVAEDTIEGLRDSVGGGETLRIELDRATDEAVQTAQRVDGVTSASIDRDASTSALVVSTSGSKTAILSALEDEGFVVEDFSTEEASLEEVFHAYTTDKAEVTA; translated from the coding sequence ATGGCAACGATAGCAATCGACGGCGTCTCGAAACGGTTCGGTGACGTCGTCGCCGTCGACGACCTCTCCCTGTCGGTCGAATCGGGCGAGGTCTTTGGCTTTCTGGGGCCGAACGGCGCCGGAAAGTCGACGACGATCAACATGGTCCTCGACTTCGTCAAGCCGACGAGCGGGTCGATCTCCGTCCTCGGAATGGATGCCCAGCGCGAGAGTAAGCAGATTCGAAAGCGTATCGGCGTCCTGCCCGAGGGCTATCAGACCTACGATCGCCTGACCGGCTACCAGCACCTCGAGTTCGCCATCCGGTCGAAAGGCGTGAACGACGATCCCGATGCCCTCCTCGACCGCGTCGGCCTCGATCCCGCGGACGCCGACCGCAAGGCTGGCGGGTACTCGAAGGGGATGGCCCAGCGCCTCCTCCTCGCGATGGCCCTGGTGGGCGACCCCGATCTCCTGATCCTCGACGAACCCACGACCGGGCTCGATCCCAACGGCGCGCGGGAGATGCGCGAACTCGTCCTGGAGGAGGCCAACCGCGGCGCGACGGTCTTCTTCTCGAGTCACATCCTCGAACAGGTCGAGGCGGTCTGCGACCGCGTCGGCATCGTTCGTGAGGGACAGCTCGTCGCCGAGGACACCATCGAGGGACTGCGCGATTCGGTCGGCGGGGGTGAGACGCTCCGGATCGAACTCGACCGCGCAACGGACGAGGCAGTCCAGACGGCCCAGCGGGTCGACGGTGTGACGTCGGCCTCGATCGATCGCGACGCCTCGACCTCCGCACTCGTCGTCTCGACGAGCGGTTCGAAGACAGCCATCCTCTCTGCGCTCGAGGACGAGGGCTTCGTCGTCGAGGACTTCTCGACGGAGGAGGCCTCGCTCGAGGAGGTCTTCCATGCCTACACGACCGACAAAGCGGAGGTGACGGCATGA
- a CDS encoding ABC transporter permease, which produces MSYAAVARKDFSDGIRSRMLWGLMALFLLAVGGITYLFVDSAGAAEFGTGVERKLAVGLLFVISAMPAIAFLVPLTGLVVSIKSISRERDLGSIKILLSLPHSRLEVLVGKLIGRSGLLTIAILASFVPSAILLMVQFDAFPLFELSVVTGLTILFGIAFVAVGIGASALVSTESRATLVGITIFILFYAWQAIFSYVNSRLELLSGDAAAFVYRFDLFNVFMDMLLAVFSLRYEELPNTSVVGEGQNVLSNPDQYQGLEQPFFLQHWFAFVILALWVAVPVAIGYWRFQRADL; this is translated from the coding sequence ATGAGCTACGCTGCCGTCGCCCGGAAGGACTTCTCGGACGGCATCCGCTCGCGCATGTTGTGGGGCCTGATGGCGCTGTTCCTGCTCGCCGTCGGTGGGATCACCTACCTGTTCGTCGATTCGGCCGGCGCGGCGGAGTTCGGCACCGGCGTCGAGCGCAAACTCGCCGTGGGGCTACTGTTCGTCATCTCGGCGATGCCGGCGATCGCCTTCCTGGTGCCGTTGACCGGTCTCGTCGTCAGTATCAAGTCGATCTCCCGCGAGCGCGACCTCGGAAGCATCAAGATCCTTCTCTCGCTGCCTCACAGCCGCCTGGAGGTCCTCGTCGGCAAATTGATCGGTCGGTCGGGCCTGCTAACGATCGCGATCCTCGCCAGCTTCGTTCCGAGCGCGATCCTCCTGATGGTACAGTTCGACGCATTCCCGCTGTTCGAACTGTCAGTGGTGACGGGGCTGACGATCCTGTTCGGCATCGCATTCGTCGCCGTCGGCATCGGCGCCTCCGCGCTCGTCAGCACGGAGTCGCGCGCGACCCTGGTCGGCATCACGATCTTCATCCTGTTTTACGCCTGGCAGGCCATCTTCTCGTACGTCAACAGCCGGCTAGAACTACTCAGTGGCGATGCCGCAGCATTCGTCTATCGGTTCGATCTGTTCAACGTCTTCATGGACATGCTGCTCGCCGTCTTCTCGCTGCGATACGAGGAGCTGCCGAATACGTCGGTCGTCGGCGAAGGCCAGAACGTCCTCTCGAACCCCGACCAGTACCAGGGGCTCGAACAGCCGTTCTTCCTCCAGCACTGGTTCGCCTTCGTCATCCTCGCGCTCTGGGTCGCGGTCCCGGTCGCGATCGGCTACTGGCGCTTCCAGCGCGCCGATCTCTAG